In Tiliqua scincoides isolate rTilSci1 chromosome 1, rTilSci1.hap2, whole genome shotgun sequence, the following are encoded in one genomic region:
- the GTF3C6 gene encoding general transcription factor 3C polypeptide 6, producing the protein METAEGPPDQEGEEVQEQLVMVELSGIIDSDFLEKCENKCKILGIDTERPILQVDRYVFAGEYEDTLGTCVVFEENKDQVDAEGNQKLQLQYKCHTMKKLNMTRTLLTEKKEGEESTGGGVERLELKDKDFSYSRPNMICSFLCEKEEDKLAEESEEEATDKGNTDQNLEVEMQPTMEMNDSLPPLDTTDAEAADSP; encoded by the exons ATGGAGACCGCGGAGGGGCCCCCCGACCAGGAAGGCGAGGAGGTGCAG GAACAGTTAGTTATGGTGGAACTGTCAGGAATAATTGATTCTGACTTTCTGGAAAAATGTGAGAACAAATGTAAGATTTTG GGAATCGACACAGAGAGGCCCATTTTGCAGGTAGACAGATATGTCTTTGCTGGGGAGTATGAAG ATACTCTTGGTACCTGTGTGGTGTTTGAAGAAAACAAAGATCAAG TGGATGCAGAAGGCAATCAAAAGCTGCAGCTACAATACAAGTGCCATACGATGAAGAAACTGAACATGACAAGGACACTCCTGACTgagaaaaaggaaggagaagagagCACAG GTGGTGGAGTGGAACGGCTAGAACTCAAGGACAAAGATTTCTCATACAGCAGACCTAACATGATTTGCAGCTTCTTATGTGAAAAAGAAGAGGACAAACTGGCAGAGGAGTCTGAGGAAGAAGCCACTGACAAAGGAAACACTGATCAGAACTTGGAAGTTGAGATGCAACCTACTATGGAAATGAATGATTCTCTTCCTCCTTTAGACACCActgatgcagaagcagcagacTCTCCTTGA